CAAGCCGGGCGCCAACGCCGCCGACGCCTACACGCACGACGTCGAGGGCGTGATGAAGATGATGGCGCAGGCGCGCAAGGTCGGCGCCACCACCGTGCTTCTTCAGGGCGGCCTCAACCCCGAGATCCCGTGGGAGTTCTACCCGACCATCGTGCGCGAGGCGCGGGCGCGTTACCCAGAGATCACGCCGCACTTCTTCTCGGCTCCCGAGATCCACCAGATGATCGAGGTGTCGGGGCTCACCATGCGCGGAGTGCTCGAGGCGCTCTACGAGGCGGGTCAGCGCACGCTGCCCGGCGGCGGAGCTGAAATCCTCGCCGACCGCGTGCGCAAACGCGTGTCGGTCAAGAAGGGCGGGCCCGAGGCGTGGCTCGAGGTCCATCGCACCGCGCACGCGGTCGGCATGCGCTCGACCGCCACCATGATGTACGGCCACGTCGAGACCCACGCCGAGATCATCGAACACCTCGACTACGTGCGTGCGCTCCAGGACGAGACCCGCGGCTTCACGGCGTTCGTGCCGTGGTCTTACAAGCGCGGCAACACGCCGATGGAATCGAAGGTCAAGCACGTGGCCGGTGCCGGCGCCTACCTGCGGGTGCTGGCCGCAGCGCGGCTCTACCTGGACAACTTCGATCACATTCAGGCGTCGTGGTTCAGCGAGGGCAAGAAGACCGGCCAGATCGCGCTGCACTTCGGCGCCGACGACTTCGGCGGCACGCTGTTCGAAGAGAACGTGCACCTGGCGACCGGCTGGTCGAACAAGACCACGCTGGCCGAGATCGAAGCACTGATCCGCGAATCGGGCTTCGCCCCGGCGCAGCGCACCACGCTCTACGAGATCCTGCGAGTCGGCGAGGGCCCCGAGGCGCTCGCGAACCTGTCGGCCGACGTGCCGCTGTTCGTCGAGGCCCTGCGCGAAATGCCGGCCGAGTACCCGGTGCAACTCGAGGGCGAAGAGCCCGTCGCGCCCGGGCCGCCGCTGATCATGCCGCGCTAGCGAGTGGTCCCGCGCGCGCAGACATCACCGGATCGAACGCCGCCGATCGACCCCGAGGAGCCGCTCGGTCCGACGCGCCACTTCAAGCCGGTTCCGATCCTGCTCTCGGTGCTCGCCGCATTCATCGTGGCGCAGCTGCGGATTCCCCACCTCGGCCCCGCGGCGCACGACACCCTCACGATCCTCACGCTCGCGATCGGGCTGTGGTTCACCGAAGCGGTGCCGATCGTGGTGCCGGCGTTGCTGATCCCGATTCTCGCCACGATGATGGGCGTCACCACGGTTCGTGGCGCGTTCTCGGGCTTCGGCGATCCGATCGTCTACATGTTCCTCGGCACCTTCCTGCTCACCGAGTCGGCGGCGCGTCACGGGCTCAACGCGCGACTCGCGGCCACGGTGATGAACGCACACTGGGTGCGCGGCAATCCGAAGCATCTGATCTGGGCACTGGCGCTGCTCGGCTGTGCGATCTCGGCGTTCGTGAACAACACCGCCACCACCGCCATGATCCTGCCGCTGGCACTCACCGCCGAGCGCACGCATCATCGCGGGCTGCTGGTCGGCGCGCTGCTCATGGCTGCGTATGCGCCGTCGCTCGGCGGGTTCGCGACGCCGGTCGGCACCGCACCGAACCTGATCGGACTCGGATTGCTCGAAGCGGCGACCGGAGTGCGACCCTCGTTCGGGCGTTGGATGCTGGTGTTCGCGCCGCTCGCGATCCTGTTCACGATCGGCAGCGCCGCGTGGCTCCGGTGGCGCGCCGGCTCGGTGGCGCCGGTCGAGCTCACGCGCGACACAGCGATCCCCGCGCCGAGCATCGCCCGCCCGTGGTCGCTGGCCGAGCGGCTCCTCGTGCCGGTCTTCGGCGTGGTCGTGCTCCTGTGGATCGGTCCCGGCCTGCTTCAGAGCATGCCGGCGCTGGCGAACGCGCCGTTTCTCGAGCTGCTGCGCAAGCGCCTGCCCGAGACGGTCGTCCCTCTGTTCGGCGGTCTCCTGCTGTTCCTGTTGCCGAGCGGCGGACCCGGCGCGGGCGGGCGGCGCGGATGGCGCAACGGCGAGCGCATTCTGGATGTGTCGGTGTTTCGCCGCCTCGAATGGAGCACGCTGCTGCTGTTCGGTGGTGGTCTGTCGCTCGGTGTCATGATGTTCGACACCGGTCTCGCTCATTGGATCGGCGGCGGTCTCGCGAATCTGCTGCGCCTCGAGGGGACACCGCTCGCTGGCACCTTCGGTGTGGTGCTGGTCTCGACGCTGCTCGGAGTGCTGGTGAGCGAGATCACCAGCAACACCGCGAGTGCTTCCCTGGTGGTGCCGGTCGCGATCGCGCTCGCGCAGGTGGCGGGAGTGGATCCGGTCAAGCCGGCGCTGGCGGCAACGGTCGCATGTTCGTTCGGATTCATGCTGCCGGTTTCGACGCCGCCGAATGCCCTGGTCTACTCGACCGGGCGGCTGCGGGTCCGCGAGATGATCGCGAACGGAGCGCTCCTCGACCTGGCGGGCATTGCAGTGGTGTCGGTGTGGGTGACGCTTTTCGCCTGATCCGGCGCCGCCTCAACGCCACACAAACCAGGCCGCCGGGCTAACTCGCGATGGCTCGCGACGCTGCCGCCTCGGAGGCCCCAACCCATTGAGTGGCTTGCACCTTGCAAGTCCCAGGGTAGGAATCGTGCATTCCAGCCAGGCCGAACGGGGATTCGAGGGCGTGCGCGAAGAATCTCGAGTGCGCGCTTGGGGACTCGCGCATCTGCGTCCTACCATGTTCGACCCTTGCACCCCGCCGTCCGAGCGCCGCGCACACCACATCGAGAGTTCAGGGAGGTATTCCCGTTGTTCCGTCGCCTGAGGATCCAGGCCGGTTTCGCGGTGCTGCTCGCGGCGATCGCCGTGTCGGCGACCGCCTCGCAGGTCGGCGCGTCGATCACGCTGCCGTACCCGTTCTGGTACTTCAACGCGGCGCCCGGAACCACGTTCGACACTCCGACCGGCATCGCGTTCATGCCCGACGGCCGGCTGCTGGTGTCCGAGAAGCGCGGCCGCGTCTACGTGATCAAAGATGGCACCCGGCTCACGACTCCGCTGTGGCAGCGCGAGAACGAGGTGCTGAACAACGGCGACAAGGGATTGCTCGACGTCGCGGTGGATCCCGACTTCGCGATCAACCGCTACGTCTACCTGCTCTACACGGTGGACCCCGACACCAACGGCGTCGACGACAACGAGGACGCGTTCGGGCGTCTGACGCGCTACCAGGTCAGCGCCACCGATCCGAATGTCGTCGACTACGACACCCGCACCGTGCTGATGGGTCGCGTGTGGAACGAGGGCCCGACGATCGGATCGATCACGCACTCGATCGGATCGTTGCGGTGGGGCACCGACAAGACGCTGCTGATCTCGATGGGCGACGGCGCGCAGTTCACCGTGATGGACCCGGGTGGGCTCGACCCGGCGATGTTCGGCCCCGGCAAGGCGAATCCCTACGAAGACATCGGCGCGTTTCGCGCACAGGACATCACGGTGCTGCCGGGCAAGGTGTTGCGAATCGATCCCGCGACCGGGCACGGCATGCCGAGCAATCCGTTCTACGACGGCAACCCGAGCTCGAACCGCTCCAAGGTGTGGGCCTACGGAGTGCGCAATCCGTTTCGCATCTGCGTGCGTCCCGGCAGCGGCAGCAGCAATCCCGCCGACGGTGACCCCGGTAGCGTGTACGTCGGCGACGTGGGCTGGGAGACCTGGGAAGAGGTGAGTGTGATCAAGACCGGCGGCACCAACCTGGGCTGGCCGTGCTTCGAGGGCACCCACAACAATTCGCCCTATCAGTCGGCCTCTCCGGCGCACAACGGCTGCGGCAGCGTGGGCAGCGCCACCAATCCCTCACCCTTCACCGCGCCGTTCACCGACTGGCATCACGCCAACGCATCGCTCAGTTCGCCGTCGGGAGTGAAAGGCAATTCAGCGATCGGCGGCACGTTCTACACCGGCGTGTCGTGGCCGCTCGCCTTTCGCGGGCGCCTGATCGTCGGCGACTACGGCTACGGCTTCATGCGGGTCGCCACCGTCGACGCGAACGATGACGTGACGGCGTGGACCTCGTTCGCGGCCGAAACCGACGGCCCGGTCGACATGGCGACCGGCCCCTACGACGGCGATCTCTACTACGTCTCGATCACCACCGGCGAAGTGCGCCGCATCCACTACTTCCGCCCGCTGGGCGGCAACCAGGCGCCCAACGCGGTGGCGGGCGCCGACCTGCTGCTGGGCACCGCACCGCTGACCGTGCAGTTCTCGAGTGCCGCCAGCAGTGATCCCGACGGCGATTCGCTGCGCACCACGTGGACGTTCGACGACGGCTCCGGCTCATTCCTCGCGAACCCGACGCACTCTTTCCAGTACGCGGGGACCTATCAGGTGCAACTGCTGGTCGACGACGATCGGTTGAACGAAGGCACCCACACCGTGACGATCGTGGTGAATCCGTCTCAGCCGTTCCCGGCCACCGGCACGCTCGATGACTTCAACCGCGCCAACGGGCCACTCGGGGCTTCGTGGAGTGACCCGGTCCATGGCGCTGCGGCGGCCGCGGTGAACGGCAACGACCTGGTGCAGAGCGGCGTCACGCCCACCGAACCGGTGTGGGACCCGCAGGTCTTCGGCACCGAGCAGGAAGCGTACGTGCGCTTCGACGCCACGACCTCGAACTCGCCCGAGCAGGCGCTGCTTCTCAAGCTGCAGGGGGCGCGCTCCGATTCGTCGCACATCCGCGTGGTCTACGACGCGCGCTTCCCGCACGTGCAGGTCGCGACTTTCCAGCCCGGCATCGGCGAGGTGGTGCGAGGGGCGGCGATTCCGATCGAGTTCGTGGTCGGCGACACGCTCGGCGCCCGCGCGTTCGGTAACGGCACCGTGCAGGTGTTCCACAACGGCGCGCTGATCGGCACCGTAAGCGTGGGCTCGTGGCCCTATGCCGCGAGCGGCGGCCGCATCGGACTGGCGCTTACCGGCGCGCTGCTCACGCGCCTCGACGACTTCGGCGGCGGCAACTTCGCAGGTGGAGCGAACACCGCGCCGCTCGCGGTCATCGACGCGCCGATCGACAGCGCGTTCTTCGCCGCGCAGGATTCGATCCACATGAGCGGCAGCGGTGTCGATGCGCAACAGCCGGCCGAGGCGCTGCAATACTTCTGGGATGTCTACCTGCATCACAACACGCACGTGCATCCGAACACCTTCACGAGCTCCAATCGCAACGCCGCGATGGTCGCCGAAGATCACGAAGACGGCACCGGCGTGTGGTACGAGGTGCGCCTCTACGTGCAGGACGCCGAAGGGCTGCGCGATACCGCACGCGTCGATCTGTTCCCCGAGATCAACCTGCGCGCGAGTGAACTCGCGGTCACGCCGGATCCGCCGACCGAGGGTCAGTGGGCGACCTGGAGCTTCAAGCTCCGCAACCTGGGCCGCATGCCGGCGCCGATCTCGCGCTGGCGTCTGGTACTCGGCAACACACTGCTGGCCGAAGGCGACACTTTGATCGCGCCCGGCGACAGCGTGCTGATCTCGGCCACGCTCATCAACCCGTTGGGTGGCGGCAGCTTCACTGCCCGGGCGACCGGTGACACCCTGGCCAACGTGGTCGAGACCGACGAATCCGACAACGCCTCGATTCGGCAGGTCGAAATGGCCGGATCGCCGGTCGGAGTGGGGCAGGCGCCACAGCGTTTCGCGCTTTCACAGGGATTTCCCAACCCCGCCGGCGCCATGGTGCGATTCGGTCTCGATCTGCCCCGACGTGGTGCGGTAGCATTTCGGGTCCTCGACGTTCAGGGTCGCGAGGTGTGGACGCAAGGCGCGCGGGAATTCGCGGCCGGGCACTGGAATCTCGAGTGGCCGTCACGGTTGGCGGACGGTTCGCGAGCTCCGGCAGGTCTCTACCTCGCGTTGATTGCCGTCGAGGGCCGCACGTACGCTCGACGGATTGCGGTCGTGCGATGACTTCCCGCTTACGCATCGGAGACCTACCGGTATGCTCCCCCGGCTACCCGGCCTCGCCTTCGTCGTCGCCTGCTTGCTGCTCGTCGCCGTCGCGCTGGCTCCGCGACCCGCTGACGCCATCACCTTCACCGACTCCCTGTTCATCGCCGAGGATATCGCCCCGGCAGTGACGTGGACCACGCCGACCGGACTGGCGTACCTGCCCGGCGGTCGGCTGCTGGTGATCGAGAAGCGCGGCCGCGTGTATTCCGTGATGAACGGCATCAAGAGCGCTCAGCCGCTGCTCAATCTCGAGTCCGAGGTGTTGAACGAGGGCGACCGTGGACTGCTCGGAATCGCGGTCGATCCCAACTACGTCACGAACCACTTCGTGTACCTGCTCTACACCGTGGATCCCGACTCGAACGACATTGAGACCAACGACGACGCATTCAGCCGCCTGTCGAGATTCCAGGTCAGCTTCGCGGACTCGACCTCGATGCCCTACGCGAGTCGCGCGGTGCTGTTCGGGCACACCTGGACGAGCGGCGCGATCTCCGCGTCGTCTTCGCACACTGTCGGCTGCCTGCGCTTCGGTACCGACGGCACGCTGCTGGTCTCGATCGGCGACGGCGGACAGTTCAACGTCACCGATGCCGGTGGCGTCGACCCCGGGGCGTTCGGCGCCGGCAGGACCGATCCGCTCGAGGACATCGGCGCGTTTCGCGCGCAGTACCTGCAGAGTCTCGCGGGCAAGCTGTTGCGGATCGATCCCGCAACCGGCCTCGGACTGCCGAGCAATCCGTTCTACGAGTCGGCGAACCCCGGCTCGGCGCAATCGCGTGTGTGGTGCTACGGCCTGCGCAATCCGTTCCGATTCGCGCTGCACCCCGCCACCGGCAGCACCGACCCGAGCGCCGGTCAGCCCGGCAGCGCGTTCATCGGCGACGTCGGCTGGACGGCGTGGGAGGAAACCAACGTCGCGACCACCGGGGGGGTCAACTTCGGCTGGCCGTGCTACGAAGGTTTGAATCCGCAGGACGGCTATCAGGCCGCCACACCGCCACATCACGATTGCGCGACCATCGGAACGGTCACGAATCCATCGCCGGCGACGAGCCCCATCATGACCTGGCATCACCTCACGGCGAGTCTCAGCACGCCTCCGGGCCTGGTCGGAAACGCCGCGACCGCGTGCGTGTTCTACACCGGCGGGCGCTACCCGATCATCTACGCCGGGCGGTTCTTCTTCAGCGACTACGGCGCCGACTGGATCAACACCGCGGTGCTCGACGGCAACCAGGTACTGGTGAGCACTTCGCCGTGGGCGACCTCGGTCGGCGGCCCGGTCGACCTCGCGCAGGACCCCGTGAACGGCGAACTGATCGTCGTCAGCATCACGAACAACCAGGTGCTGCGGATTCGCTACGCCGGCACCGTGCCGAACGGCGAGCCGGTCACGGTCGCGAAGGGCACGCCGCTGGTGGGCATCATGCCGCTGACCGTGAGCTTCTCGAGCGCCGGCACCTTCGATCCGAACGGCGACCCGGTCACGATGACGTGGCTGTTCGGTGACGGCGAGGGGGCGAGCGGTCCGGCGCCTCAGCACACCTACACCAAGTCGGGAAGCTTCCTGGCGGTGCTCAATGCCGCCGACGATGACGGCAGCATCGGCCGCGATACCGTGAACGTGGTGGTGCTCGCTTCTTCGGCGTTCCCGACCACCCCGGTGCTCGACAACTTCAATCGCGCGAACGGACCGATCGGAAGCCCGTGGGTCGGAATCACGAGCGGGCTCACCATCAACAACAACATGCTGTGGCCGAGCTGCTGTTCACCGAGCACGGTGTGGAGCAGTCAGAGCTTCGGCCCCAACCAGGAAGCGTTCATTCGATTCCAGGCGATCAGCACCAGCGCGCCCGAACAGGACCTGATGCTCAAGGTGCAGGGGCTCTCGTACACCACCGGGCACATCGAAGTGCGCTACGACGCAGCGCTTCACGCGGTTCGCGTGGCAACCTACGTGCTGCCGGGCGGGTGGACGCAACGCGCCTCGTTCCCCACCACCATGGCGGTCGGTGACGTGATGGGGGCGCGCGCATTCGCGAATGGTGTGATCCAGGTGATCAAAAACGGCGCGGTGCTCGGCCAGACCAGCACCGGCAACTGGCCGTTTGCCGCCAACGGTGGCTATCTGGGATTGACGATCGCCGGAGCGCAGGCCGCGCGTCTCGACGACTTCGGCGGCGGAAACGTGGTGTTCAGCACCAACACGCCGCCGGCCGTCTCGATCGTCTCGCCGCTGCCCGGCGAGTTCTACGTCGAAGGTGAACCGCTGACGCTCAACGGCATCGCCACCGACGGTCAACAGGAGCCGGGCTCGCTGCCTTACGAGTGGTCGGTCAATCTGCACCACAACAATCACGTGCACCCGAACACCGTGGTCCTGTCGGGACCGACCACCGGATTCACGCCCGAGAATCACGACGACGGCACCGGGGTGTGGCTGCAGCTCAAGCTGAGTGTGACCGATGCGGAAGGGCTCTCCGACACGACCAGCATCGCGATCTTCCCGGAGATCGACCTGGTGGCAGCGCCCGCACTGATCTCGCCCGATCCGCCGGTGACCGGCACCCAGACGTTCGTGAACTTCTGGATCCACAACCGTGGACACATGCCGGCGCAGCTCTCGCGCTGGCGGCTGAATCGCGGCAACGAAGTACTGGCGGAAGGCGACACGCTGGTGCCGCCGCTCGATTCGGTGCGTGTGCAGCGCATCTACCCGGCCGGCAGCTTCGCCGCCGGCCCGCTCACGCTGCGATTCGTCGCCGACACGCTCGGCGTGATTCCCGAGACCGACGAATCCAACAATGGGGTGACGATCGAACGCGTGGTGACGGAAGGCGGCGCGGTGGACGTCGAAGCAGCGCCTCTGGCATTCAGCCTCGGTGAGGTGCGCCCCAATCCCAGCCCGTCGACGGTCGCGCTGTCGCTCGCGCTGCCGCGCGTGTCGCGCGTCGAGTTCGAAGTGTTCGACGCGCAGGGTCGCGTCGCGCTGCGACGCGCCACGCGCGCCTACTCGCCGGGGCGGCACGAGTTGCGCTGGGACGGCCGGCTCAATGGCCGCGAAGCCGCGCCCGCCGGGCTCTACTGGGCCCGCGTGACGGTCGACGGAGCTCGATATGCGCGGCGCTTCGTGATCGTGAAGTAGCCGGATGCATCGGAGGGTCGGCATGCTCTCGAGACGCGCCGGCCGCTTGTTCGCGGCTGCTCTGATCGTCACTGCAATTGGGATCGCACCCCGACCCGCACGCGCGATCGCCTTCAGCGATCCGTTGTTCGTTGCCGAGGACGTGGCCCCCGGAGCGAGCTGGAGCACGCCGACCGGACTGGCCTACCTGCCCGGCGGCCGGCTGCTGGTGATCGAGAAGCGCGGTCGCGTGTACTCGGTGATGAACGGAATCAAGAGCGCGCAGCCGCTGCTCAATCTCGAACTCGAGGTACTGAACGAAGGCGATCGCGGCCTGCTCGGAATCGCCGTCGACCCGAACTACGTCTCGAACCACTCGGTGTATCTGCTCTACACGGTGGACCCCGATTCGAACAACGTCGAGACCAACGATGATGCGTTCAGCCGGCTGTCGCGATTCCAGATCGGCTTCGCGGACTCGACCGTGATCGCCTACTCGTCGCGTGCGGTTCTGTTCGGCTCCACCTGGACGAACGGAGCGGTCTCGGCGGCGTCTTCGCACACCATCGGTTGTCTGCGCTTTGGAAGCGACGGAACCCTGCTCGTGTCGGTCGGCGATGGGGGTCAGTTCAGCGGCGCCGATGCGGGCGGACTGGACCCCGGTGCGTTCGGCGCCGGCAGGACCGATCCGCTCGAAGACATCGGAGCGTTTCGCGCGCAGTACCTGCAGAGCCTCGCTGGAAAGCTGCTGCGGCTCGATCCGGCGACCGGTCGGGGACTGCCGAGCAATCCGTTCTATCAAGCCGGCAGTCCGAGCTCTGCCCAGTCTCGCGTGTGGGCCTACGGACTTCGGAACCCGTTCCGCTTCGCGATGCGACCCGGCACCGGCAGCTCGAATCCTGGCGTGGGTCAGCCGGGCGTGGCGTTCATCGACGACGCGGGCTGGTTCACGTGGGAGGAAACCAACGTCGCGGTGACCGGAGGACTCAACTTCGGTTGGCCTTGTTACGAAGGGTTCAACCCGCAGAATGCGTATCAGGGTGCCGTGCCGTCGCACCACGGCTGCGCGACCATCGGCACTCCCGCGAATCCCTCGCCGCGAGCGAACCCGCTGATCGCGTGGCATCACGGCGACTCGCTGCTCAGCACGCCGGCGGGTCTGATCGGCAATGCGGCGACGGCGTGTCTTTTCTACACCGGGAGTCGCTACCCGACCGGCTTCGCCGGCCGGTTCTTCTTTAGCGACTACGGGCGCAATTGGATCGACACCGCCGTGATGGACGCCAGTCACGCGCTCGTGAGCACCGCGCCGTGGGCCACTTCCGCGGATGGCCCGGTCGACATGGCGCAGGATCCCGCGAGCGGCGAGATCGTGCTCGTGACACTCGCGAACAACAAGGTGCTGCGCGTTCGATACACCGGAGCGGGATCGAACGGTGCTCCGTTGGCATTCGCAGCCGGCACGCCGCGCGTCGGGGTGGCGCCCTGCCTGGTGAACTTCTCGAGCGCGGGCACGTTCGATCCGAATGGTGATCCACTCACGCTCAACTGGCTGTTCGGCGACGGTACCGGCGCGAGTGGTCCAGCGCCCTCGCACTCGTACACGGTGGCGGGCAGCTATCAGGCGACCCTCACCGCGCGCGACAATCACGGCGACATCGGTCGCGATACTGTGACCATCGTGGTGCTGGGCTCGTCGGTTTTTCCGACCACCGCGGTGCTCGACAACTTCAACCGCGCGAACGGCCCGCTCGGCGGCGCGTGGGTCGACAATGCGAACGGGCTCGCGATCAATGGCAACCAGCTCACGCAGACGTGCTGCACTCCGAGCACGGTGTGGAGCGGGCAGAGCTTCGGGCCCAACCAGGAGGCCTACGTCCGCTTCCTGGCCGTCACGCCGGGCGCCGACGAACAGGACCTGATGCTCAAGGTTCAGGGGCTCTCGTACAGCACCGGCCACATCGAGGTGCGCTACGACGCGGTGCTCGCGGCGGTGCGTGTGTCGACCTATCTGCCCTCGACGAGCTGGACGCAATGGGCAGCGTTTCCGACCACGATGGCGGTCGGCGACGTGCTGGGTGCCCGCGCGTTCTCGAACGGCATGATTCAGGTGATGAAGAATGGCGCTTTGCTGGGCGAGACCACGAGCGGTGAGTGGCCG
This genomic interval from Candidatus Eisenbacteria bacterium contains the following:
- the mqnC gene encoding dehypoxanthine futalosine cyclase, with protein sequence MLAGERLITAEGVYLLAEAPLLEMGALANEMRARKTDPRVVTYVIDTNPNYTNLCTVDCHFCAFYRKPGANAADAYTHDVEGVMKMMAQARKVGATTVLLQGGLNPEIPWEFYPTIVREARARYPEITPHFFSAPEIHQMIEVSGLTMRGVLEALYEAGQRTLPGGGAEILADRVRKRVSVKKGGPEAWLEVHRTAHAVGMRSTATMMYGHVETHAEIIEHLDYVRALQDETRGFTAFVPWSYKRGNTPMESKVKHVAGAGAYLRVLAAARLYLDNFDHIQASWFSEGKKTGQIALHFGADDFGGTLFEENVHLATGWSNKTTLAEIEALIRESGFAPAQRTTLYEILRVGEGPEALANLSADVPLFVEALREMPAEYPVQLEGEEPVAPGPPLIMPR
- a CDS encoding anion transporter, whose amino-acid sequence is MVPRAQTSPDRTPPIDPEEPLGPTRHFKPVPILLSVLAAFIVAQLRIPHLGPAAHDTLTILTLAIGLWFTEAVPIVVPALLIPILATMMGVTTVRGAFSGFGDPIVYMFLGTFLLTESAARHGLNARLAATVMNAHWVRGNPKHLIWALALLGCAISAFVNNTATTAMILPLALTAERTHHRGLLVGALLMAAYAPSLGGFATPVGTAPNLIGLGLLEAATGVRPSFGRWMLVFAPLAILFTIGSAAWLRWRAGSVAPVELTRDTAIPAPSIARPWSLAERLLVPVFGVVVLLWIGPGLLQSMPALANAPFLELLRKRLPETVVPLFGGLLLFLLPSGGPGAGGRRGWRNGERILDVSVFRRLEWSTLLLFGGGLSLGVMMFDTGLAHWIGGGLANLLRLEGTPLAGTFGVVLVSTLLGVLVSEITSNTASASLVVPVAIALAQVAGVDPVKPALAATVACSFGFMLPVSTPPNALVYSTGRLRVREMIANGALLDLAGIAVVSVWVTLFA
- a CDS encoding PKD domain-containing protein — protein: MFRRLRIQAGFAVLLAAIAVSATASQVGASITLPYPFWYFNAAPGTTFDTPTGIAFMPDGRLLVSEKRGRVYVIKDGTRLTTPLWQRENEVLNNGDKGLLDVAVDPDFAINRYVYLLYTVDPDTNGVDDNEDAFGRLTRYQVSATDPNVVDYDTRTVLMGRVWNEGPTIGSITHSIGSLRWGTDKTLLISMGDGAQFTVMDPGGLDPAMFGPGKANPYEDIGAFRAQDITVLPGKVLRIDPATGHGMPSNPFYDGNPSSNRSKVWAYGVRNPFRICVRPGSGSSNPADGDPGSVYVGDVGWETWEEVSVIKTGGTNLGWPCFEGTHNNSPYQSASPAHNGCGSVGSATNPSPFTAPFTDWHHANASLSSPSGVKGNSAIGGTFYTGVSWPLAFRGRLIVGDYGYGFMRVATVDANDDVTAWTSFAAETDGPVDMATGPYDGDLYYVSITTGEVRRIHYFRPLGGNQAPNAVAGADLLLGTAPLTVQFSSAASSDPDGDSLRTTWTFDDGSGSFLANPTHSFQYAGTYQVQLLVDDDRLNEGTHTVTIVVNPSQPFPATGTLDDFNRANGPLGASWSDPVHGAAAAAVNGNDLVQSGVTPTEPVWDPQVFGTEQEAYVRFDATTSNSPEQALLLKLQGARSDSSHIRVVYDARFPHVQVATFQPGIGEVVRGAAIPIEFVVGDTLGARAFGNGTVQVFHNGALIGTVSVGSWPYAASGGRIGLALTGALLTRLDDFGGGNFAGGANTAPLAVIDAPIDSAFFAAQDSIHMSGSGVDAQQPAEALQYFWDVYLHHNTHVHPNTFTSSNRNAAMVAEDHEDGTGVWYEVRLYVQDAEGLRDTARVDLFPEINLRASELAVTPDPPTEGQWATWSFKLRNLGRMPAPISRWRLVLGNTLLAEGDTLIAPGDSVLISATLINPLGGGSFTARATGDTLANVVETDESDNASIRQVEMAGSPVGVGQAPQRFALSQGFPNPAGAMVRFGLDLPRRGAVAFRVLDVQGREVWTQGAREFAAGHWNLEWPSRLADGSRAPAGLYLALIAVEGRTYARRIAVVR
- a CDS encoding PKD domain-containing protein, whose amino-acid sequence is MLPRLPGLAFVVACLLLVAVALAPRPADAITFTDSLFIAEDIAPAVTWTTPTGLAYLPGGRLLVIEKRGRVYSVMNGIKSAQPLLNLESEVLNEGDRGLLGIAVDPNYVTNHFVYLLYTVDPDSNDIETNDDAFSRLSRFQVSFADSTSMPYASRAVLFGHTWTSGAISASSSHTVGCLRFGTDGTLLVSIGDGGQFNVTDAGGVDPGAFGAGRTDPLEDIGAFRAQYLQSLAGKLLRIDPATGLGLPSNPFYESANPGSAQSRVWCYGLRNPFRFALHPATGSTDPSAGQPGSAFIGDVGWTAWEETNVATTGGVNFGWPCYEGLNPQDGYQAATPPHHDCATIGTVTNPSPATSPIMTWHHLTASLSTPPGLVGNAATACVFYTGGRYPIIYAGRFFFSDYGADWINTAVLDGNQVLVSTSPWATSVGGPVDLAQDPVNGELIVVSITNNQVLRIRYAGTVPNGEPVTVAKGTPLVGIMPLTVSFSSAGTFDPNGDPVTMTWLFGDGEGASGPAPQHTYTKSGSFLAVLNAADDDGSIGRDTVNVVVLASSAFPTTPVLDNFNRANGPIGSPWVGITSGLTINNNMLWPSCCSPSTVWSSQSFGPNQEAFIRFQAISTSAPEQDLMLKVQGLSYTTGHIEVRYDAALHAVRVATYVLPGGWTQRASFPTTMAVGDVMGARAFANGVIQVIKNGAVLGQTSTGNWPFAANGGYLGLTIAGAQAARLDDFGGGNVVFSTNTPPAVSIVSPLPGEFYVEGEPLTLNGIATDGQQEPGSLPYEWSVNLHHNNHVHPNTVVLSGPTTGFTPENHDDGTGVWLQLKLSVTDAEGLSDTTSIAIFPEIDLVAAPALISPDPPVTGTQTFVNFWIHNRGHMPAQLSRWRLNRGNEVLAEGDTLVPPLDSVRVQRIYPAGSFAAGPLTLRFVADTLGVIPETDESNNGVTIERVVTEGGAVDVEAAPLAFSLGEVRPNPSPSTVALSLALPRVSRVEFEVFDAQGRVALRRATRAYSPGRHELRWDGRLNGREAAPAGLYWARVTVDGARYARRFVIVK
- a CDS encoding PKD domain-containing protein, yielding MLSRRAGRLFAAALIVTAIGIAPRPARAIAFSDPLFVAEDVAPGASWSTPTGLAYLPGGRLLVIEKRGRVYSVMNGIKSAQPLLNLELEVLNEGDRGLLGIAVDPNYVSNHSVYLLYTVDPDSNNVETNDDAFSRLSRFQIGFADSTVIAYSSRAVLFGSTWTNGAVSAASSHTIGCLRFGSDGTLLVSVGDGGQFSGADAGGLDPGAFGAGRTDPLEDIGAFRAQYLQSLAGKLLRLDPATGRGLPSNPFYQAGSPSSAQSRVWAYGLRNPFRFAMRPGTGSSNPGVGQPGVAFIDDAGWFTWEETNVAVTGGLNFGWPCYEGFNPQNAYQGAVPSHHGCATIGTPANPSPRANPLIAWHHGDSLLSTPAGLIGNAATACLFYTGSRYPTGFAGRFFFSDYGRNWIDTAVMDASHALVSTAPWATSADGPVDMAQDPASGEIVLVTLANNKVLRVRYTGAGSNGAPLAFAAGTPRVGVAPCLVNFSSAGTFDPNGDPLTLNWLFGDGTGASGPAPSHSYTVAGSYQATLTARDNHGDIGRDTVTIVVLGSSVFPTTAVLDNFNRANGPLGGAWVDNANGLAINGNQLTQTCCTPSTVWSGQSFGPNQEAYVRFLAVTPGADEQDLMLKVQGLSYSTGHIEVRYDAVLAAVRVSTYLPSTSWTQWAAFPTTMAVGDVLGARAFSNGMIQVMKNGALLGETTSGEWPFAANGGYLGLTFAGALTSRLDDFGGGTIVLNPNTAPNATVTSPPSGQFYVEGIPIALTGTATDAQQSSASLQYDWSVDLHHNNHVHPSTVVLSGASTGFTPENHDDGTGVWLEVKLLAMDSGGLADTAGIALYPEIDLQAKAGLISPDPPTTGTQTFVNFWIHNRGRMPAQRSRWRLNRGAQMLAEGDTLVARLDSVRVQRVFPAGTFVAGPLTLRFRADTLGTVPETNEANNGVTVQRTVIQGGAVAVEPPPIAFGLGESRPNPSASSVAFSLDLPRAASVTFEVFDAQGRVAFRSLGRTLAPGRHTLDWSGRVEGREPAAPGLYWARVTVDGVRYARRFVIVR